From Bradyrhizobium symbiodeficiens, the proteins below share one genomic window:
- a CDS encoding carbohydrate ABC transporter permease, producing MTDLPASKIDLKAVISGPARVDNSEGMSYLQSVPRRLVTLYLPLTIIVVVLLFPFYWMALTSVKPDDQLLDLDKFNPFWTWNPTFKHFHKLLFESYYPHWLWNTMYVAICATMLSIIASVLAAYAIVRLRYKGANLVGGLIFLAYLVPPSILFIPLATVVFQYGLFDSPLALILTYPTILIPFSTWLLMGYFKTIPFELEECALIDGASRWQILTKIVLPLAIPGLISAFIFCFTLCWNEFIYALTFLQSTSNKTVPVAIVNEFVDGDIYRWGSLMAGALAGSLPLVILYAFFVEHYVSAMTGAVKE from the coding sequence ATGACTGATCTGCCTGCCTCGAAAATCGATCTCAAGGCTGTCATATCGGGGCCCGCGCGCGTCGATAACAGCGAGGGCATGAGCTATCTGCAGTCGGTGCCGCGCCGGCTCGTGACCCTGTACTTGCCGCTCACGATCATCGTCGTCGTCCTCCTGTTTCCGTTCTACTGGATGGCGCTGACCTCGGTGAAGCCGGACGACCAGCTGCTCGATCTCGACAAGTTCAACCCGTTCTGGACCTGGAATCCGACCTTCAAGCACTTCCACAAGCTGCTATTCGAGAGCTACTATCCGCACTGGCTCTGGAACACGATGTATGTGGCGATCTGCGCCACCATGCTCTCGATCATCGCATCGGTGTTGGCTGCCTACGCCATCGTGCGCTTGCGCTACAAGGGCGCCAATCTCGTCGGCGGGCTGATCTTCCTCGCTTACCTGGTGCCGCCGTCGATCCTGTTCATCCCGCTCGCCACCGTCGTGTTCCAGTACGGCCTGTTCGACTCGCCGCTGGCGCTGATCCTGACCTATCCGACCATCCTGATCCCGTTCTCGACCTGGCTCTTGATGGGCTATTTCAAGACCATCCCGTTCGAGCTCGAGGAATGCGCGCTGATCGACGGGGCGAGCCGCTGGCAGATCCTGACCAAGATCGTGCTGCCGCTCGCGATCCCCGGGCTGATCTCGGCCTTCATCTTCTGCTTCACGCTGTGCTGGAACGAGTTCATCTACGCGTTGACCTTCCTGCAGTCGACCAGCAACAAGACGGTGCCGGTCGCGATCGTCAACGAGTTCGTGGACGGTGACATCTACCGCTGGGGCTCGCTGATGGCCGGAGCCCTGGCCGGCTCGCTGCCGCTCGTGATCCTTTACGCCTTCTTCGTGGAGCATTATGTGTCCGCGATGACCGGCGCCGTGAAGGAATAA
- a CDS encoding SDR family NAD(P)-dependent oxidoreductase yields MNKIDLDGRVAIVTGGAQGFGRAITERFVASGAKVAIWDFDAALAEKTAKEIGSETKVFKVDVTDTAAVEQARDATLAAFGKIDILVNNAGIAGVNKPVWETDLEEWRKVLRINLDGPFIVCKAIVPAMLKQKYGRIVNIASIAGKEGNPNASHYSASKAGLIALTKSLGKELAAHDILVNAVTPAAAKTAIFDQMTQQHIDFMLSKIPKARFVLVEELAAMVAWLASEDCAFSTGAVFDISGGRATY; encoded by the coding sequence ATGAACAAGATCGACCTCGACGGCCGCGTCGCCATCGTCACCGGCGGCGCGCAGGGGTTTGGCCGCGCCATCACGGAACGCTTCGTCGCCTCCGGCGCCAAGGTCGCGATCTGGGATTTCGACGCTGCGCTGGCCGAGAAGACGGCGAAGGAGATCGGCAGCGAGACCAAAGTCTTCAAGGTCGACGTCACCGATACCGCCGCCGTCGAGCAGGCGCGCGATGCGACGCTGGCCGCGTTCGGCAAGATCGACATCCTCGTCAACAACGCCGGCATCGCCGGCGTCAACAAGCCGGTCTGGGAGACCGACCTCGAGGAATGGCGCAAGGTGCTGCGCATCAACCTCGACGGTCCCTTCATCGTCTGCAAGGCGATCGTGCCTGCGATGCTCAAGCAGAAATACGGGCGCATCGTGAACATCGCCTCGATCGCCGGCAAGGAAGGCAATCCGAACGCCTCGCATTATTCTGCGTCGAAGGCAGGCCTGATCGCGCTGACGAAGTCGCTTGGCAAGGAGCTCGCCGCGCACGACATCCTCGTCAACGCGGTGACGCCGGCCGCGGCGAAGACCGCGATCTTCGACCAGATGACGCAGCAGCATATCGATTTCATGCTGTCGAAGATTCCAAAGGCGCGCTTCGTGCTGGTTGAAGAACTCGCCGCGATGGTGGCCTGGCTCGCGTCGGAAGATTGTGCCTTCTCCACCGGCGCGGTGTTCGACATCTCGGGCGGACGCGCAACCTATTGA
- a CDS encoding carbohydrate ABC transporter permease: MIEANAWTQLKHNRNWLGFWFMVPAMAFLIFFLAYPLGLGIWLSFTDTRIGRVGQFVGTENYEWLWDDSIFWLSVFNTLLYTSVASAIKFAVGLYLALLLNENMPFKAMLRAMVLIPFIVPTVLSALAFWWIFDSQFSIISWSLKHLGLINQNINFLGDTTWARICVIFANIWRGVPFVAITLLAGLQTVSPSLYEAATLDGATRWQNFRFITYPLLTPIIAVVMTFSVLFTFTDFQLIWAMTRGGPVNATHLMATLSYQRAIIAGQLGEGAAISSAMIPFLLAAIMVSWFGLQRRKWQQGENND, encoded by the coding sequence ATGATCGAGGCCAACGCCTGGACCCAGCTCAAACACAATCGTAACTGGCTCGGCTTCTGGTTCATGGTGCCGGCCATGGCGTTCCTGATCTTCTTCCTGGCCTATCCGCTGGGGCTCGGCATCTGGCTGTCCTTCACCGACACCCGCATCGGCAGGGTCGGGCAATTCGTCGGCACCGAGAACTACGAGTGGCTGTGGGACGATTCCATCTTCTGGCTGTCGGTGTTCAACACACTGCTCTACACCTCCGTCGCGAGCGCCATCAAATTCGCGGTCGGGCTCTATCTCGCGCTGCTGCTGAACGAGAACATGCCGTTCAAGGCGATGCTGCGCGCGATGGTGCTGATCCCCTTCATCGTGCCGACGGTGCTCTCGGCGCTGGCGTTCTGGTGGATCTTCGATTCGCAATTCTCCATCATCTCCTGGTCGCTGAAGCATCTCGGCCTGATCAACCAGAACATAAACTTCCTCGGCGACACGACCTGGGCACGCATTTGCGTGATCTTCGCCAATATCTGGCGCGGCGTGCCGTTCGTGGCGATCACGCTGCTTGCGGGCCTGCAGACGGTGTCGCCGTCGCTCTATGAAGCGGCAACGCTCGATGGCGCCACGCGCTGGCAGAATTTCCGCTTCATCACCTATCCGCTGCTGACGCCGATCATCGCCGTCGTGATGACCTTCTCGGTGCTGTTCACCTTCACCGACTTCCAGCTGATCTGGGCGATGACGCGCGGCGGCCCGGTCAACGCCACCCATCTGATGGCGACGCTGTCCTACCAGCGCGCGATCATCGCCGGGCAGCTCGGGGAGGGCGCGGCGATATCCAGTGCCATGATTCCGTTCCTGCTCGCCGCGATCATGGTGTCCTGGTTCGGCCTGCAGCGGCGGAAATGGCAGCAGGGAGAGAACAATGACTGA
- a CDS encoding LacI family DNA-binding transcriptional regulator, protein MGRKRTKSGKIRLAEVAELAGVSPITASRFFRNPDALSIGKRTRVESAAKELGYVPNLAARALASQRTEVIGVLIPSLTNNVFSDVLRGIYDASEGSRYSIQLSNTRYSILQEEKLLRLFLAQKPAGLIVTGIDQTPESRAMLEAADCPIVQIMEIGPDPVDMMIGFSHHDAARAAVSHLFEQGRRKIGFVGARMDPRVQRRLDGYVSAMKDAGSFEQRLVVTTATPTSVTLGGALFTDLLAGEPDLDAVFCANDDLALGVLFECRRREIAVPEQIAIVGFNDLEFMASAVPTLTSVRTNRYEMGKTAATMLIEAIGGQRPEQPVLDLGFRVIERQSSLPRHSDSRPAVSGAGAANKMVALPSSHD, encoded by the coding sequence ATGGGTCGAAAACGCACCAAGTCAGGCAAGATCCGGCTGGCGGAAGTCGCCGAGCTTGCTGGCGTCAGCCCGATTACGGCGTCCCGCTTCTTCCGTAATCCGGACGCCCTGTCGATCGGCAAGCGGACGCGGGTCGAGAGCGCCGCCAAGGAGCTCGGCTATGTGCCGAACCTTGCGGCCCGCGCGCTGGCCTCGCAACGTACCGAGGTCATCGGTGTCCTGATTCCCTCTCTCACCAACAACGTCTTCTCGGACGTGCTGCGCGGCATCTACGACGCCTCCGAAGGCAGCCGCTACTCGATCCAGTTGTCGAACACGCGCTACAGCATTCTGCAGGAAGAAAAGCTGCTGCGGCTGTTTCTCGCGCAGAAGCCGGCCGGGCTGATCGTCACCGGTATCGACCAGACCCCGGAATCGCGCGCCATGCTCGAGGCCGCCGATTGCCCGATCGTGCAGATCATGGAGATCGGCCCCGATCCGGTCGACATGATGATCGGCTTTTCGCACCATGATGCAGCCCGCGCAGCGGTTTCGCACCTGTTCGAACAGGGCCGCCGCAAGATCGGCTTCGTCGGCGCGCGGATGGATCCCAGGGTGCAGCGGCGGCTGGACGGATATGTCTCGGCCATGAAGGACGCCGGGTCGTTCGAACAGCGCCTCGTCGTCACCACGGCGACGCCGACCTCGGTGACGCTGGGCGGCGCCCTGTTCACCGATCTCCTGGCGGGCGAGCCCGATCTCGATGCAGTGTTCTGCGCCAATGACGACCTCGCGCTCGGCGTGCTGTTCGAATGCCGCCGCCGCGAGATCGCCGTGCCCGAGCAGATCGCGATCGTCGGCTTCAACGACCTGGAATTCATGGCCTCCGCCGTCCCCACCCTCACCAGCGTGCGCACCAACCGTTACGAGATGGGCAAAACAGCCGCCACCATGCTGATCGAGGCGATCGGTGGACAGCGCCCGGAGCAGCCGGTGCTCGATCTCGGCTTCAGGGTGATCGAACGGCAAAGTTCATTGCCGCGCCATTCGGACAGCAGGCCAGCCGTTTCAGGCGCGGGCGCGGCGAACAAAATGGTAGCGTTACCAAGTAGCCATGACTAG
- a CDS encoding IlvD/Edd family dehydratase gives MTKKPTNGHAPAGNGSRRHLRSQEWFNNPHNPGMTALYMERYLNYGLTRAELQSGKPIIGIAQTGNDLSPCNRHHIELAHRVREGIREAGGIAMEFPTHPIQETGKRPTAALDRNLAYLGLVEILYGYPLDGVVLTTGCDKTTPACMMAAATVNLPAIVLSGGPMLNGWHAGERTGSGTIVWKSRERLAAGEIDYEEFMEIVASSAPSVGHCNTMGTASTMNGLAEALGFSLPGCAAIPAPYRERGQIAYETGKRAVEMVWEDLKPSDILTRKAFENCIVINSAIGGSTNAPIHINALARHIGVELTIEDWQKVGHDVPLLVNMQPAGFYLGEEFHRAGGVPAVVRELMKHKRIHEDAVTVNGRGIGENCKDAPKPDNDVIWAYDKPLVKDAGFLVLKGNLFDSAIMKTSVISKEFHDRYLSNPKDLNAFEGRAIVFEGPEDYHARIDDASLDIDERCVLFIRGTGPIGYPGGAEVVNMQPPAALIKRGILSLPCIGDGRQSGTSGSPSILNASPEAAANGGLAVLKTGDKVRVDLNKGSANILISDEELKKRHAELKANGGFKHPPNQTPWQEIYRNTVGQQSTGACMELATRYQNVAGTFGVARDNH, from the coding sequence ATGACAAAAAAACCAACCAATGGGCATGCCCCCGCCGGCAACGGCTCCCGCCGCCACCTTCGCTCGCAGGAATGGTTCAACAACCCGCATAATCCCGGCATGACGGCGCTCTACATGGAGCGCTACCTCAATTACGGCCTCACCCGTGCCGAGTTGCAGTCCGGCAAGCCGATCATCGGCATCGCCCAGACCGGCAACGACCTCTCTCCCTGCAACCGCCACCATATCGAGCTTGCCCATCGCGTCCGCGAGGGCATCCGCGAGGCCGGCGGCATTGCGATGGAATTCCCGACCCATCCGATCCAGGAGACCGGCAAGCGCCCGACCGCCGCGCTCGACCGCAACCTCGCCTATCTCGGTCTGGTCGAGATCCTCTACGGCTATCCGCTCGACGGCGTCGTGCTCACCACCGGCTGCGACAAGACCACGCCGGCCTGCATGATGGCGGCTGCGACCGTGAACCTGCCCGCGATCGTGCTGTCGGGCGGCCCGATGCTCAACGGCTGGCATGCCGGCGAGCGCACCGGCTCCGGCACCATCGTCTGGAAGTCGCGCGAGCGGCTCGCCGCGGGCGAGATCGACTATGAAGAGTTCATGGAGATCGTGGCCTCGTCGGCGCCGTCCGTCGGCCATTGCAACACCATGGGCACGGCCTCGACCATGAACGGTCTTGCCGAGGCGCTCGGCTTCTCGCTGCCCGGCTGTGCGGCGATCCCCGCGCCTTACCGCGAGCGCGGCCAGATCGCCTACGAGACCGGCAAGCGCGCCGTGGAGATGGTGTGGGAAGACCTCAAGCCCTCGGACATCCTGACCCGCAAGGCGTTCGAGAACTGCATCGTGATCAATTCGGCGATCGGCGGCTCGACTAACGCGCCGATCCATATCAACGCGCTGGCCCGCCATATCGGCGTCGAGCTCACCATCGAAGACTGGCAGAAGGTCGGCCACGACGTGCCGCTGCTGGTCAACATGCAGCCGGCCGGCTTCTATCTCGGCGAGGAATTCCACCGCGCCGGCGGCGTGCCCGCCGTGGTGCGCGAATTGATGAAGCACAAGCGCATCCATGAGGACGCAGTCACCGTCAACGGCCGCGGCATCGGCGAGAACTGCAAGGATGCGCCGAAGCCGGACAACGACGTGATCTGGGCTTACGACAAGCCGCTGGTGAAGGATGCCGGCTTCCTGGTGCTGAAGGGCAATCTGTTCGATTCCGCGATCATGAAGACCTCGGTGATCTCCAAGGAATTCCACGACCGCTATCTCAGCAATCCGAAGGACCTGAATGCCTTCGAGGGCCGTGCCATCGTATTCGAGGGACCGGAGGACTATCACGCGCGGATCGACGATGCCTCGCTCGACATCGACGAGCGCTGCGTGCTGTTCATCCGCGGCACCGGGCCGATCGGTTATCCCGGTGGCGCCGAGGTCGTGAACATGCAGCCGCCGGCAGCGTTGATCAAACGCGGGATCCTGTCCCTGCCCTGCATCGGCGACGGCCGCCAGTCCGGCACCTCGGGCTCGCCCTCGATCCTGAACGCCTCGCCGGAAGCTGCCGCCAATGGCGGGCTTGCGGTCCTCAAGACCGGCGACAAGGTCCGCGTCGACCTCAACAAGGGCAGCGCCAACATCCTGATCTCGGACGAGGAGCTGAAGAAGCGTCACGCCGAGCTGAAGGCCAATGGCGGCTTCAAGCACCCGCCGAACCAGACGCCGTGGCAGGAGATCTACCGCAACACCGTCGGCCAGCAATCGACCGGCGCCTGCATGGAGCTCGCCACCCGCTACCAGAACGTCGCCGGCACGTTCGGCGTAGCGCGGGATAATCACTAA
- the denD gene encoding D-erythronate dehydrogenase — protein MHILVLGAAGMVGRKLCERLLRDGRLGKSDITKLTLHDVVEPKQPEKAGFPVETVSGDFAVPGAAEKLISGRPDVIFHLAAIVSGEAELDFDKGYRINLDGTRMLLDAVRLVGGGYKPRVVFTSSIAVFGAPFPDAIGDEFFHTPLLSYGTQKAIGELLLADYSRRGFLDGIGIRLPTICIRPGLPNKAASGFFSNILREPLAGKEAILPVSEDVRHWHATPRSAVGFLLQAGTMDLEKVGPRRNLTMPGLSATVGEQIAALKRVAGDKVAARIKREPDPFIVGIVGGWPRNFNAKRSLELGFTTAEKTFDDIIRIHIEDELGGNFVA, from the coding sequence TTGCACATTCTGGTTCTGGGCGCCGCCGGCATGGTCGGCCGCAAACTCTGCGAACGGCTGTTGCGTGACGGCCGGCTCGGCAAGAGCGACATCACCAAGCTGACCCTGCATGACGTGGTCGAGCCCAAGCAGCCGGAAAAGGCCGGTTTCCCCGTCGAGACGGTGTCCGGCGATTTCGCCGTGCCGGGCGCGGCCGAAAAGCTGATTTCCGGCCGCCCGGACGTGATCTTCCATCTCGCCGCGATCGTCTCGGGCGAAGCCGAACTCGATTTCGACAAGGGCTACCGCATCAATCTCGACGGCACGCGGATGCTGCTTGACGCCGTCAGGCTCGTCGGCGGCGGTTACAAGCCCCGCGTGGTGTTCACGTCCTCGATCGCGGTGTTCGGCGCGCCGTTCCCGGATGCGATCGGCGACGAGTTCTTCCACACCCCGCTGCTCAGCTACGGCACCCAGAAGGCGATCGGCGAACTCCTGCTGGCCGACTATTCGCGCCGCGGCTTCCTCGACGGCATCGGCATCCGCCTGCCGACCATCTGCATCCGGCCCGGCCTGCCCAACAAGGCGGCATCAGGCTTCTTCTCCAACATCCTGCGCGAGCCGCTGGCCGGCAAGGAAGCGATCCTCCCGGTTTCCGAGGACGTCCGTCACTGGCACGCCACGCCGCGCTCCGCGGTCGGCTTCCTGCTGCAAGCCGGCACCATGGACCTCGAAAAGGTCGGCCCCCGCCGCAACCTGACCATGCCGGGCCTGTCGGCGACGGTCGGCGAGCAGATCGCCGCCTTGAAGCGGGTTGCGGGCGACAAGGTCGCCGCGCGCATCAAGCGCGAGCCTGATCCCTTCATCGTCGGAATCGTCGGCGGCTGGCCGCGCAATTTCAATGCGAAGCGCTCGCTCGAGCTCGGCTTCACCACGGCCGAGAAGACCTTCGACGACATCATCCGCATTCACATCGAGGACGAACTCGGCGGCAATTTCGTCGCCTGA
- a CDS encoding site-2 protease family protein has translation MNISFYDLSVWVLPLVLAITFHEAAHAFVADRLGDDTASQLGRVSFNPLRHIDPFGTVILPAMLLFTHSPFLFGYAKPVPVNFRKLNNPRLDMVWVALAGPATNILLALAAALAFHALPLVPASSAKWVADNLKNALVINAILAVFNMMPIPPLDGGRVAVGLLPRALAMPLARLEPFGMLILIGLLILLPLAGSQFGLNLDVISAILRTLTGHVIQAVLFLTGNA, from the coding sequence GTGAACATATCCTTTTATGACCTATCGGTGTGGGTGCTCCCCCTCGTGCTCGCCATCACCTTCCACGAGGCTGCGCACGCTTTCGTCGCGGATCGGCTCGGAGACGACACGGCCTCGCAGCTCGGACGGGTCAGCTTCAATCCGCTCCGGCACATCGACCCGTTCGGCACCGTGATCCTGCCGGCGATGCTGCTGTTTACGCATTCGCCCTTCCTGTTCGGCTACGCCAAGCCGGTGCCGGTCAACTTCCGCAAGCTGAACAACCCCAGGCTTGACATGGTCTGGGTGGCGCTGGCCGGGCCCGCCACCAACATCCTGCTGGCGCTTGCCGCGGCCCTCGCCTTCCACGCCCTGCCCCTTGTCCCTGCCAGTTCGGCGAAATGGGTCGCCGACAACCTCAAGAATGCGCTCGTCATCAACGCCATCCTCGCGGTCTTCAACATGATGCCGATCCCGCCGCTCGATGGCGGGCGCGTCGCGGTCGGGCTGTTGCCGCGCGCCCTCGCCATGCCGCTGGCCCGGCTCGAGCCGTTCGGGATGCTGATCCTGATCGGCCTGTTGATCCTGCTACCACTTGCAGGTTCCCAGTTCGGTCTAAATCTTGATGTTATTTCAGCAATACTGCGAACGTTGACCGGTCATGTGATTCAGGCTGTTCTCTTCCTGACCGGCAATGCGTAG
- a CDS encoding ABC transporter ATP-binding protein produces the protein MSSVQIRDVRKSFGNFEVLHGVTVPIEDGQFVVLVGPSGCGKSTLLRMLAGLENITSGTISIGDRVVNNVQPKERDIAMVFQNYALYPHMTVADNMGFSLKLRNAGADEINKRVKRAAEILALGPLLDRYPRQLSGGQRQRVAMGRAIVRDPQVFLFDEPLSNLDAKLRVAMRTEIKELHQRLKTTTVYVTHDQIEAMTMADKIVVMHDGIVEQMGTPLELYDKPDNQFVAGFIGSPAMNFLKGHVRVNGVATFEGPNGVKLPLKTAPAASDGRPAVYGVRPEHFTIADDGAEAEIVVVEPTGSETQVFAKIGGEQVVAVFRERHQFNPGDKIRLKPEPSLVHLFDETTGKRLNA, from the coding sequence ATGTCGTCTGTGCAAATCCGCGACGTGCGGAAATCGTTCGGCAATTTTGAAGTCCTGCACGGCGTGACTGTACCGATCGAGGACGGCCAGTTCGTCGTTCTGGTCGGCCCCTCCGGCTGCGGCAAGTCGACGCTTCTGCGCATGCTCGCCGGTCTCGAGAACATCACCTCCGGCACGATCTCGATCGGTGACCGCGTCGTCAACAATGTCCAGCCCAAGGAGCGGGACATTGCGATGGTCTTCCAGAACTACGCGCTCTATCCGCACATGACGGTCGCCGACAACATGGGCTTTTCGCTGAAGCTGCGGAACGCGGGCGCCGACGAGATCAACAAGCGCGTCAAGCGCGCCGCGGAGATCCTCGCGCTGGGGCCGCTGCTCGATCGCTATCCGCGCCAGCTCTCCGGCGGTCAGCGCCAGCGCGTCGCGATGGGCCGCGCCATCGTGCGTGATCCGCAAGTCTTCCTGTTCGACGAGCCGTTGTCGAACCTCGACGCCAAGCTGCGCGTCGCGATGCGCACCGAGATCAAGGAGCTGCACCAGCGGCTGAAGACGACGACCGTCTACGTCACCCACGACCAGATCGAGGCCATGACCATGGCCGACAAGATCGTCGTCATGCATGACGGCATCGTCGAGCAGATGGGCACGCCGCTCGAGCTCTATGACAAGCCCGACAACCAGTTCGTCGCCGGCTTCATCGGCTCGCCTGCGATGAACTTCCTGAAGGGGCATGTGCGGGTCAACGGCGTTGCGACCTTCGAGGGGCCGAACGGCGTCAAGCTGCCGCTCAAGACCGCGCCCGCGGCGTCCGACGGCCGTCCCGCGGTCTACGGCGTGCGGCCCGAGCATTTCACCATCGCCGACGACGGCGCCGAAGCCGAGATCGTCGTGGTGGAGCCGACCGGCTCGGAGACGCAAGTGTTCGCCAAGATCGGCGGCGAGCAGGTCGTCGCGGTGTTCCGCGAACGCCACCAGTTCAACCCGGGCGATAAGATCCGGCTGAAGCCCGAGCCGTCACTGGTACATCTGTTCGACGAGACGACGGGAAAGCGCCTGAACGCGTAG
- a CDS encoding SDR family oxidoreductase: MANRLKGKRAVITAAAAGIGRACALTFAREGATVIATDINEAGIADLTKEGIAEVAKLDVRNTADVNAFAKRIGKVDILLNAAGFVHHGTILECSEEDFDFSFDLNVKSMHRTIKAFLPEMLAAGGGSIVNISSCAALRPPANRYVYSASKAAVSLLTRAVALDFITKGIRCNSICPGTVETPSMLDRAAAQGPQGKEMFISRQKMGRLGTADEIASMAVYLGSDESAFTTGVDLVVDGGYML; the protein is encoded by the coding sequence ATGGCCAACCGCCTCAAGGGCAAGCGCGCCGTCATCACGGCTGCGGCCGCCGGCATCGGGCGCGCCTGCGCTCTCACATTCGCGCGTGAAGGCGCAACGGTCATTGCGACCGACATCAACGAAGCCGGCATCGCTGATCTGACCAAGGAAGGCATCGCCGAGGTCGCAAAGCTTGACGTCCGCAACACCGCCGACGTCAACGCCTTCGCCAAACGTATCGGCAAGGTCGACATCCTGCTCAACGCGGCCGGCTTCGTCCATCACGGCACCATCCTGGAATGCTCGGAAGAGGACTTCGATTTCTCGTTCGACCTCAACGTCAAGTCGATGCACCGGACCATCAAGGCGTTCCTGCCCGAGATGCTCGCGGCCGGCGGCGGCAGCATCGTCAACATCTCCTCCTGCGCGGCCTTGAGGCCGCCGGCGAACCGCTACGTCTACAGCGCTTCGAAAGCGGCAGTGTCGCTGCTGACCCGCGCGGTCGCGCTCGATTTCATCACCAAGGGCATCCGCTGCAACTCGATCTGCCCCGGCACCGTCGAGACGCCCTCGATGCTCGACCGCGCCGCTGCACAGGGACCGCAGGGCAAGGAGATGTTCATCTCTCGCCAGAAGATGGGCCGGCTCGGCACTGCCGACGAGATCGCGTCGATGGCGGTCTATCTCGGCAGCGACGAGAGCGCCTTCACCACCGGCGTCGACCTCGTCGTCGACGGCGGCTACATGCTCTGA
- a CDS encoding ABC transporter substrate-binding protein — protein MQDFTRRTLLQGGTALAATGMLTGPALFDFAKAWAQSAPWKAEPGAKLTVMRWKRFVPQEDDAFNAMVAAFKAATGTEMNVFSESFEDVQPKASVAANTGSGLDLAWGLHTLPQLFPTKVLKMNDVADYLGKKYGGWTDAAAKTCKQGNDWLGIPVATNGGYMTYRKSALEKAGFKEFPKDFPGFLEMCKALKKNNTPAGFALGHASGDGNSWLHWVLWGHGAYTVDQNDKIIINSPETAKALEYCKALYDAFIPGTASWNDSSNNKAFLAGELYCTANGISIYVAAKTDASKKELAEDTYHALWPVGPVGKPTELQLALPILAFNFTKYPNASKAFIAFMLEKENYEKWLDGAQGYLTQTLNAYESAPIWKADPKNEVFSQASKRTLPAAGIGTVGEKAATAIADFIVVDMFANYCTGTKDAKGSMAEAERQLKRIYR, from the coding sequence ATGCAAGACTTTACCCGCCGGACTCTGCTTCAAGGCGGAACGGCATTGGCTGCGACCGGCATGCTCACCGGGCCGGCACTGTTCGATTTCGCCAAGGCCTGGGCACAGAGCGCGCCTTGGAAGGCGGAGCCGGGCGCAAAGCTGACCGTGATGCGGTGGAAGCGCTTCGTGCCGCAGGAAGACGACGCGTTCAACGCCATGGTCGCGGCGTTCAAGGCCGCCACCGGCACCGAGATGAACGTGTTCAGCGAATCCTTCGAGGACGTGCAGCCGAAGGCGTCGGTTGCGGCCAACACCGGCTCCGGACTCGATCTCGCGTGGGGCCTGCACACGCTGCCGCAGCTGTTCCCGACCAAAGTGCTGAAGATGAACGACGTGGCCGATTATCTCGGCAAGAAGTATGGCGGCTGGACCGATGCGGCCGCCAAGACCTGCAAGCAAGGCAACGACTGGCTCGGCATTCCCGTCGCGACCAACGGCGGTTACATGACGTACCGCAAGTCGGCGCTCGAAAAGGCGGGGTTCAAGGAATTTCCGAAGGACTTCCCTGGCTTCCTCGAGATGTGCAAGGCCCTGAAGAAGAACAACACGCCGGCCGGCTTCGCGCTCGGGCACGCCTCGGGCGACGGCAATTCGTGGCTGCATTGGGTCCTCTGGGGTCACGGCGCCTACACCGTCGACCAGAACGACAAGATCATCATCAATTCGCCGGAGACCGCGAAGGCGCTGGAATATTGCAAGGCGCTGTACGACGCCTTCATCCCGGGCACCGCGTCCTGGAACGATTCCTCCAACAACAAGGCGTTCCTCGCCGGCGAGCTCTATTGCACGGCGAACGGCATATCGATCTACGTTGCTGCCAAGACCGACGCGAGCAAGAAGGAGCTCGCCGAGGACACCTATCACGCGCTCTGGCCGGTCGGACCGGTCGGCAAGCCGACCGAGCTGCAGCTTGCGCTGCCGATCCTCGCCTTCAACTTCACCAAATATCCGAATGCGTCAAAGGCCTTCATCGCATTCATGCTGGAGAAGGAGAACTACGAGAAGTGGCTGGACGGCGCGCAGGGCTATCTGACGCAGACCCTGAACGCCTATGAATCGGCGCCGATCTGGAAGGCTGATCCCAAGAACGAGGTCTTCTCTCAGGCCTCCAAGCGCACTCTGCCGGCGGCCGGAATCGGCACCGTCGGCGAAAAGGCGGCAACCGCCATCGCCGACTTCATCGTCGTCGACATGTTCGCCAACTACTGCACCGGCACCAAGGATGCGAAGGGCTCGATGGCGGAAGCCGAGCGCCAGCTGAAGCGCATCTATCGCTGA
- a CDS encoding GFA family protein, with product MIREGGCLCGAVRFKAEGEPLNVRICHCRLCQKAMGSPFFARAQFDQRALSVEGETERHASSEAIDRVFCKRCGTRLFAWRRNGTLAGVSLSVFDDRNAFAPTEHIWVSEKPVWLKLDDGLVQYPGTIPA from the coding sequence ATGATCCGGGAAGGCGGATGCCTGTGTGGCGCGGTGCGGTTCAAGGCAGAGGGCGAACCGCTCAACGTTCGCATCTGCCATTGCCGTCTCTGTCAGAAAGCGATGGGCTCGCCCTTCTTTGCCCGCGCGCAATTCGACCAGCGCGCGCTGAGCGTCGAAGGCGAGACCGAGCGCCATGCCTCGTCCGAGGCTATCGACCGCGTATTCTGCAAGCGCTGCGGCACGCGCCTGTTCGCGTGGCGGCGCAATGGGACTTTGGCTGGCGTGTCCCTCTCCGTGTTCGACGACCGCAATGCCTTCGCGCCGACCGAGCACATCTGGGTCTCTGAAAAACCCGTCTGGCTGAAGCTCGACGACGGCCTGGTGCAATATCCGGGGACGATTCCGGCGTAA